The following are encoded together in the Armatimonadota bacterium genome:
- the atpH gene encoding ATP synthase F1 subunit delta: MIDHTLIRRYIAAVYDLSVKSAQVEMVGEELARLQLAINSDPRLQGVLRHPEITPKEKTEILERIAGNPPSEIVRGLISVLLEKKRTEVLKGAADAFAALTDAARGVVRAHVEVAWEPDSAQKERLELALSRLVRAPVVTEYHLIPEVIGGARIRMAGRLIDGSLAGHLTRLAEQVSAKPALASGD, from the coding sequence ATGATTGACCACACCCTCATCCGGCGCTACATCGCGGCGGTCTATGATCTGTCCGTCAAGAGCGCACAGGTGGAGATGGTGGGCGAGGAACTAGCCCGGCTCCAGCTGGCGATCAACAGCGACCCGCGGCTACAGGGAGTGCTTCGTCACCCAGAAATCACGCCGAAAGAGAAGACCGAGATTCTCGAGCGCATCGCCGGGAATCCGCCCAGCGAGATCGTGCGGGGCCTCATTTCGGTGCTGCTCGAGAAGAAACGCACCGAGGTTCTCAAGGGGGCCGCAGACGCCTTCGCCGCCCTTACGGACGCTGCGCGCGGCGTTGTCCGGGCTCACGTGGAAGTGGCCTGGGAGCCCGACAGCGCGCAGAAGGAGCGGCTCGAACTTGCCCTGTCCCGACTTGTTCGCGCCCCGGTGGTTACCGAGTACCACCTGATACCTGAGGTGATTGGTGGCGCGCGCATCCGCATGGCTGGCCGCCTGATCGACGGCTCCCTCGCGGGGCACTTGACCCGATTAGCCGAGCAAGTGTCAGCGAAACCGGCGCTCGCATCGGGTGACTGA
- a CDS encoding ATP synthase F0 subunit C — protein MIYGAALALAVGLGLPIAVIGAGLAQGRAAAAAMEGISRQPDAAGDIRFALILSLSLIESLVIYALLIFFMLYGKLPAVMDVVQAMGGN, from the coding sequence ATGATCTACGGTGCAGCACTGGCTCTCGCTGTCGGGCTCGGACTGCCGATCGCAGTCATCGGCGCCGGTCTGGCGCAGGGAAGGGCCGCGGCCGCGGCGATGGAAGGCATTTCGCGCCAGCCCGACGCAGCCGGCGACATCCGCTTCGCCCTGATTCTGTCCCTGTCGCTCATCGAATCCCTTGTCATCTACGCGTTGCTCATTTTCTTCATGCTCTATGGCAAGCTTCCGGCGGTCATGGACGTTGTGCAGGCAATGGGCGGCAACTAG
- the atpF gene encoding F0F1 ATP synthase subunit B, with protein sequence MASILHDLGIEPGVLVVNITGFVILLWLMRRIMFQPIGAFIEQRKRKIASDLDAAEESREAAARELEDIRSQREGLVRQAEESAAELAREAQSKAEEMVRMAREQSRDAERTARAAIDRDRQQAATELRDQVCETSVRMCRSVLRQALNEQRHRALIDEFIADVERLAAEQRDG encoded by the coding sequence ATGGCATCCATACTGCATGACCTGGGCATAGAGCCGGGCGTGCTGGTGGTCAATATCACCGGCTTTGTCATCCTGCTTTGGCTCATGCGCCGAATCATGTTCCAGCCCATCGGGGCTTTCATCGAGCAGCGCAAGCGCAAGATCGCAAGCGATCTTGATGCTGCCGAGGAGAGCCGCGAGGCCGCTGCTCGCGAACTGGAGGACATTCGTTCGCAGCGCGAGGGCCTGGTTCGGCAAGCCGAGGAGAGCGCCGCGGAACTCGCGCGCGAGGCCCAGAGCAAGGCTGAGGAAATGGTGCGCATGGCCCGCGAGCAGTCCCGGGACGCAGAGCGCACCGCTCGGGCCGCCATCGACCGCGACCGCCAGCAAGCGGCCACGGAACTGCGCGACCAGGTCTGCGAGACCTCGGTCCGCATGTGCCGGTCCGTGCTTCGCCAGGCCCTCAATGAACAGCGGCACCGCGCACTCATCGACGAGTTTATCGCCGATGTGGAGCGCCTGGCTGCCGAGCAGCGTGACGGCTGA
- a CDS encoding F0F1 ATP synthase subunit alpha produces the protein MPLRAEEVSAVLREEIERYQSRLSMERVGIVLQVGDGIARVYGLDDVMVSELVEFPGGVMGIALNLEEDNVGCILLGPDVGIEEGARVQATGRIAETKVGEALFGRVVNPLGEPLDDLGPIESDLTARIDVKAPGVVERQPVFEPLHTGIKAIDSMTPIGRGQRELIIGDRQTGKTAIALDAIINQRDTGVKCVYVAIGQKQSTVARVAEVLRREGAMDYTCIVSATASDPAALQYIAPYAGCAIGEYVRDNGGHALVVYDDLSKQAVAYREVSLLLRRPPGREAFPGDIFNLHSRLLERACKLNDELGGGSLTALPIVETQEGDFSAYIPTNVISITDGQIYLESDLFHQGIRPAIDVGRSVSRVGSAAQTKMMKSVAGRLKLDLASYREYEAFAQFASDLDEETRAILDRGDRMVEILKQDQYAPMSVVDQTIAIFAGAQGHYRDVPRELIRAFEPRMIQFVHENYPQIAHYMHETGALSDEMAGLLAKAIGEAKDHFIIREEPVDTSTGAVCRLA, from the coding sequence TTGCCTCTGCGCGCAGAGGAAGTCTCAGCGGTACTCCGTGAGGAGATCGAACGCTATCAGTCCCGGCTCAGCATGGAGCGGGTGGGCATTGTCCTGCAGGTCGGGGACGGTATCGCCCGCGTCTACGGGCTGGATGACGTCATGGTCTCCGAACTGGTTGAGTTCCCCGGCGGGGTGATGGGCATCGCCCTGAACCTCGAGGAGGATAATGTCGGCTGCATTCTGCTCGGACCGGACGTCGGCATTGAAGAAGGCGCCCGCGTGCAGGCTACGGGGCGCATTGCCGAGACGAAAGTGGGCGAGGCTCTCTTCGGCCGTGTGGTGAACCCCCTGGGTGAGCCGCTGGATGATCTCGGCCCGATCGAGTCTGATCTCACCGCCCGCATTGATGTCAAAGCTCCTGGTGTGGTTGAACGCCAGCCGGTCTTCGAGCCCCTCCATACGGGGATCAAGGCTATCGACTCCATGACGCCCATCGGCCGGGGACAGCGCGAGTTGATCATCGGCGACCGCCAGACCGGAAAGACCGCGATCGCGCTGGATGCCATCATCAACCAGCGCGACACTGGCGTGAAGTGCGTGTACGTCGCCATCGGCCAGAAACAGTCCACGGTGGCCCGGGTGGCCGAAGTGCTGCGCCGCGAGGGCGCGATGGATTACACCTGCATCGTCTCCGCCACAGCCAGTGACCCGGCAGCGCTGCAGTATATCGCCCCCTATGCCGGCTGCGCCATCGGCGAGTACGTGCGGGACAACGGCGGTCACGCGCTGGTTGTCTACGATGACCTATCCAAGCAAGCAGTGGCGTACCGTGAGGTCTCCCTGCTCCTGCGCCGTCCACCGGGCCGTGAGGCGTTTCCGGGAGACATCTTCAACCTGCATTCCCGGTTGCTTGAGCGCGCCTGCAAACTCAATGACGAGCTTGGGGGCGGCTCACTCACCGCCCTGCCCATCGTTGAGACCCAGGAAGGGGACTTCTCAGCGTATATCCCGACCAACGTGATCTCCATCACCGATGGGCAGATCTATCTTGAGTCCGACCTGTTCCACCAGGGCATCCGTCCGGCCATCGATGTGGGCCGATCCGTCTCGCGCGTAGGCTCGGCCGCCCAGACGAAGATGATGAAGTCGGTTGCCGGTCGCCTGAAATTGGACCTCGCATCGTACCGCGAATATGAGGCCTTCGCGCAGTTCGCCTCGGACCTCGATGAGGAGACCCGGGCCATCCTTGACCGCGGCGACCGCATGGTCGAAATCCTCAAGCAGGACCAGTACGCGCCTATGTCCGTGGTGGACCAGACCATCGCGATCTTCGCGGGAGCCCAGGGGCACTATCGGGACGTACCGCGTGAGCTGATCAGGGCATTCGAACCGCGAATGATCCAGTTCGTACACGAGAATTATCCGCAGATCGCCCATTACATGCACGAGACCGGCGCGCTAAGCGACGAGATGGCCGGGCTTCTCGCCAAAGCGATTGGCGAGGCGAAGGATCATTTCATCATCCGTGAAGAGCCCGTAGACACGTCCACGGGTGCGGTTTGCCGTCTGGCCTGA
- the atpC gene encoding ATP synthase F1 subunit epsilon: protein MATSYRLQIITQEGVQFDRPVYSLRAPGVEGYFGVRPGHAPLIAALGKGDLTITLPDRQQVAFVVSGGVLEVTGQGVTVLADDLASEPTVAPTPH, encoded by the coding sequence ATGGCAACCTCGTATCGCCTGCAGATAATCACCCAGGAGGGCGTGCAGTTTGATCGCCCGGTGTACTCCCTCCGCGCTCCGGGAGTCGAGGGCTACTTTGGTGTGCGACCCGGTCACGCGCCGCTCATCGCCGCATTGGGCAAGGGCGACCTGACCATCACGCTGCCCGATCGCCAGCAGGTTGCTTTCGTAGTCTCCGGCGGAGTCCTCGAGGTCACTGGCCAGGGCGTGACCGTGCTGGCAGATGACCTCGCGAGTGAGCCGACCGTCGCCCCCACGCCCCACTGA
- a CDS encoding cation diffusion facilitator family transporter: MEYDQQKARQLRFAVGLTACVLAAEIAGGLWTRSLALLSDAGHVFSDVFSLALSLLALRLASLPPTDRHSYGLHRAEILAALVNGLSLLGICVLIGREAYVRFQEPPEVRSVEMLIIAALGMAANGVVAFRLQGHSHGDINLRSAYLHVVGDLLASVGVVVGAGVIAITGWHVIDPAISVGIGVIILVGAVRVTFESVHVLLEGVPPGIDLNTVVQEMSAVEGVLGVHHLHAWSVCSNLAALSAHVNVCEDSEAERSRIRKELEKLLQERFGFQATTLQIECEPPTHEEGVLRHFRHGLESVHAHGHDHEHTDVHGHDNHGDREHEHHHKDESSSS; encoded by the coding sequence TTGGAGTATGACCAGCAGAAGGCGCGTCAGCTGCGGTTCGCCGTGGGGCTGACGGCCTGCGTGCTTGCGGCTGAGATCGCGGGGGGCCTGTGGACGCGCAGTCTGGCGCTCTTGAGCGATGCGGGACACGTCTTCTCCGACGTCTTCTCTCTTGCCCTGAGCCTGCTTGCCCTGCGCCTTGCCTCGCTTCCGCCCACAGACCGGCACAGCTATGGGCTCCACCGCGCCGAGATACTTGCAGCGCTGGTCAATGGCCTGTCACTGCTGGGTATCTGCGTCCTCATCGGGCGCGAGGCGTACGTCCGTTTCCAAGAACCGCCCGAGGTGCGGTCCGTCGAGATGCTGATCATCGCCGCGCTGGGCATGGCGGCGAACGGGGTCGTGGCTTTTCGGCTGCAGGGCCACTCCCACGGGGACATCAACCTGCGCAGCGCGTATCTGCACGTGGTTGGTGATCTCCTTGCGTCCGTCGGTGTAGTGGTCGGCGCGGGTGTCATTGCGATTACCGGATGGCACGTCATCGACCCGGCGATCAGCGTCGGCATCGGCGTGATCATCCTGGTCGGGGCGGTTCGCGTCACCTTCGAATCCGTACACGTGCTGCTCGAGGGCGTGCCCCCCGGGATTGACCTGAACACTGTAGTGCAGGAAATGAGCGCTGTGGAAGGTGTGCTCGGTGTCCATCACCTCCACGCATGGAGCGTATGCTCGAACCTTGCTGCGCTCAGCGCCCATGTGAACGTGTGCGAGGATTCCGAGGCTGAGCGCAGCCGGATCCGGAAAGAGCTCGAGAAGCTTCTGCAGGAGCGCTTCGGGTTCCAGGCGACCACGCTGCAGATCGAGTGCGAGCCTCCGACCCACGAAGAGGGCGTCCTGCGACATTTTCGGCACGGGCTGGAGTCTGTCCACGCACACGGGCATGATCACGAGCACACTGATGTGCATGGCCACGACAACCACGGTGACCGGGAACACGAGCATCATCACAAGGACGAGAGCAGCAGTTCCTGA
- the atpG gene encoding ATP synthase F1 subunit gamma has protein sequence MPENLRAIRRKIRTVQGIAKITRTMKMVAAAKLRRVQGQVENGRAYWNALDSIMQHVAAQAGEITHPLLQHNDADTVGVLVIGGSRGLCGSYNVSLHRRVQEFISELDEPMKLWAVGPKAGQFLTRIACRPHTVCDSPDDAQRFGMAVDLSRSLQDAFLAGQLNSVYVIYTQFLSAISQVPAVRLLLPIEPPAADHGNGDVARYIYEPPAEELLATLLPRSIDAALYRMMLESAASEEASRMTAMTAATDNARELITDLSRALNRARQTQITTEILEVISGAEALTSG, from the coding sequence ATGCCCGAGAACCTGCGCGCAATACGACGGAAAATCAGGACGGTCCAGGGGATCGCCAAGATCACCCGCACCATGAAGATGGTGGCGGCCGCGAAGCTGCGCCGGGTCCAGGGGCAGGTGGAGAACGGCCGCGCGTACTGGAATGCCCTGGACAGCATCATGCAGCACGTGGCCGCACAGGCCGGGGAGATAACCCATCCGCTCCTGCAGCACAATGACGCGGACACCGTGGGTGTGCTGGTCATCGGCGGGAGCCGTGGACTGTGCGGAAGCTACAACGTGTCACTCCACCGCCGGGTGCAGGAGTTCATCAGCGAGCTCGATGAGCCGATGAAGCTGTGGGCTGTGGGCCCGAAAGCCGGGCAGTTCCTGACCCGCATCGCCTGCCGGCCCCACACTGTGTGCGATTCGCCCGACGACGCCCAGCGCTTCGGGATGGCGGTGGACCTCTCGCGTTCGTTGCAGGACGCCTTCCTCGCGGGCCAGCTCAATTCGGTGTATGTGATTTACACCCAGTTTCTGTCGGCGATCAGTCAGGTCCCTGCGGTGCGCCTACTGCTTCCCATCGAGCCGCCGGCGGCCGATCACGGGAACGGTGACGTTGCTCGCTATATCTACGAGCCACCCGCGGAGGAACTGCTGGCCACACTCTTGCCGCGAAGCATCGACGCGGCGCTGTACCGGATGATGCTGGAGTCGGCGGCATCCGAAGAAGCATCGCGCATGACGGCCATGACCGCGGCTACCGACAATGCGCGAGAACTGATTACTGACCTGTCACGCGCTTTGAACAGGGCCCGGCAGACGCAGATCACCACAGAGATCCTCGAGGTCATCAGTGGCGCGGAAGCGCTGACCTCGGGATAG
- a CDS encoding FAD-dependent monooxygenase, producing MTPENGASNKHFDVIIVGAGPSGLAAATTCARAGLNTIVIERGDKPGTKNVMGGILYVRPTSEVWPNLVAEAPMERSIFEQQYWMLTPDSALKFGYRSDKFVQDGPNAYSILRVKLDAWFAKQAEDAGALIIPQTRVDRILTDGDKVKGVLCGREEGDLYAPVVILCEGVNPQLAVSLGMQKPLRPDQAASITKEIISLPEQVINDRFNLPDGSKGVAIELMADAAAGMLGMGFIYTNKTTLSVGVGALLEDAIHGGFTPFDLLQRMKNHPMVAPLLEGGQTLEYLSHMIPEGGYNSMPQLFGNGIMIAGDAAMLVNSLHREGSNLAITSGRLAADTAIEAHEKGDFSARTLHHYRERLEHSFILSDLRKYRNASKYMETHPIFSVYPEFASQAAREMLTVDGVPKRTKQWKIIQSLFQRRNIFGLAWDALDAARSFI from the coding sequence ATGACGCCAGAAAACGGCGCGAGTAACAAGCACTTTGATGTGATCATCGTCGGCGCCGGGCCATCAGGGCTCGCAGCGGCGACCACCTGCGCCCGTGCGGGGCTGAACACCATCGTCATCGAGCGCGGCGACAAGCCCGGCACGAAGAACGTCATGGGCGGCATTCTCTACGTCCGCCCGACGTCCGAAGTCTGGCCCAATCTCGTGGCCGAGGCGCCGATGGAACGCTCAATTTTCGAGCAGCAGTACTGGATGCTCACCCCCGACTCCGCGCTCAAGTTCGGCTATCGCAGCGACAAGTTCGTACAGGACGGGCCCAACGCATACAGTATCCTGCGGGTCAAGCTCGACGCATGGTTCGCGAAGCAGGCTGAGGACGCGGGCGCCCTCATCATCCCTCAGACCCGTGTCGACCGGATCCTCACCGATGGCGACAAGGTCAAAGGCGTGCTCTGCGGGCGCGAGGAGGGTGACCTGTACGCGCCGGTTGTTATCCTGTGCGAAGGTGTCAACCCGCAGCTTGCAGTGAGTCTCGGGATGCAAAAGCCCCTGCGCCCCGACCAGGCCGCAAGCATCACCAAGGAGATCATCAGCCTGCCCGAGCAGGTCATCAACGACCGGTTCAACCTGCCCGATGGTTCCAAGGGCGTGGCGATTGAGCTCATGGCCGATGCCGCGGCGGGGATGCTGGGCATGGGCTTCATCTACACCAACAAGACGACTCTCTCGGTGGGTGTCGGGGCGCTTCTAGAGGACGCGATCCACGGGGGCTTCACTCCATTCGACCTGCTCCAGCGGATGAAAAATCACCCCATGGTAGCGCCGCTGCTTGAGGGCGGCCAGACGCTGGAGTACCTGTCGCACATGATCCCCGAAGGCGGCTACAACTCCATGCCCCAGCTTTTCGGCAACGGGATCATGATCGCGGGAGACGCGGCGATGCTGGTCAACTCGCTGCATCGCGAGGGGTCTAACCTGGCGATTACCTCGGGGCGCCTGGCCGCAGACACGGCTATTGAGGCCCACGAGAAAGGAGACTTCAGCGCCCGCACGCTCCACCACTATCGCGAGCGCCTGGAGCATAGTTTCATCCTATCCGACCTTCGTAAGTACCGCAACGCGTCGAAGTACATGGAGACCCACCCGATCTTCAGCGTGTACCCGGAGTTTGCATCACAGGCGGCCCGGGAGATGCTCACGGTTGACGGGGTGCCAAAGCGCACCAAGCAGTGGAAAATCATCCAATCGCTTTTCCAGCGACGCAACATCTTCGGCCTGGCGTGGGATGCGCTGGACGCCGCGAGGTCCTTCATATGA
- the atpD gene encoding F0F1 ATP synthase subunit beta, which translates to MAQGKVVQVRGPVVDVRFPADALPALLQALRIKDDAREIDLIVEVAQHLGDDMVRCIAMDNTDGLVRGMPVEDTGGPITVPVGKETLGRMFDVLGRPIDGRGPVDAGERLPIHRDPPSFEEQSVAEEQFETGVKVIDLLCPFPRGGKIGLFGGAGVGKTVLIMELIHNVATNHEGVSVFAGVGERTREGNSTWLEMEEAGVLGQTTLVFGQMNEPPGARLRIALSALTMCEYFRDELGQDVLLFVDNIFRFTQAGSEVSALLGRMPSAVGYQPTLSTEMGALQERITSTHRGSITSVQAIYVPADDYTDPAPATTFSHLDANVSLSRELFAQAIYPAVDPLDSTSRLLDPRVVGEHHYRVARGVQQILQRYKDLRDIIAILGIDELSDDDKLTVARARRIQQFLTQPMFVAEVFTGIPGAFVPVEETLRGFEEILQGEHDKLPEEAFRMAASIDDVTKNTRAATA; encoded by the coding sequence ATGGCTCAGGGCAAGGTTGTTCAGGTACGAGGGCCGGTCGTCGACGTCCGGTTTCCGGCGGATGCGCTTCCCGCGCTACTGCAGGCGCTGCGCATCAAGGACGACGCCCGGGAGATCGACCTGATTGTCGAGGTCGCGCAGCATTTGGGTGACGACATGGTGCGCTGCATCGCCATGGACAACACCGACGGTCTCGTTCGCGGGATGCCTGTGGAAGACACCGGCGGCCCGATCACCGTTCCCGTGGGGAAGGAAACCCTGGGGCGCATGTTCGACGTTCTCGGCCGGCCCATCGACGGTCGCGGACCAGTGGACGCCGGCGAGCGCCTGCCCATCCACCGTGATCCGCCGTCTTTCGAGGAACAGAGCGTTGCCGAAGAGCAGTTCGAGACCGGTGTCAAGGTCATCGACCTGCTGTGCCCCTTCCCGCGAGGGGGCAAGATCGGTCTCTTCGGCGGCGCAGGTGTAGGCAAGACCGTTCTCATCATGGAACTGATCCACAACGTGGCGACGAACCACGAGGGTGTGTCGGTCTTCGCGGGCGTCGGAGAGCGGACCCGTGAGGGGAACAGCACCTGGCTTGAAATGGAGGAGGCCGGGGTTCTCGGGCAGACCACCCTGGTGTTCGGCCAGATGAACGAGCCGCCGGGGGCCCGCCTGCGCATCGCCCTGTCGGCACTGACCATGTGCGAATACTTCCGCGATGAACTCGGCCAGGACGTGCTCCTGTTCGTCGACAACATCTTCCGCTTCACGCAGGCCGGTTCCGAGGTCTCCGCGCTCCTGGGACGCATGCCCTCGGCCGTGGGTTACCAGCCCACGCTGTCCACCGAGATGGGTGCCTTGCAGGAGCGGATCACCTCCACGCACCGCGGCTCGATTACTTCCGTGCAAGCCATTTATGTGCCGGCGGACGACTACACCGATCCGGCTCCGGCTACGACCTTCAGCCATCTCGATGCCAATGTCTCGCTGTCCCGCGAGCTGTTCGCCCAGGCAATCTACCCCGCCGTGGACCCGTTGGACTCCACCTCCCGCCTTCTGGACCCGCGGGTGGTCGGGGAGCACCATTACAGGGTGGCGCGCGGTGTGCAGCAGATCCTCCAGCGCTACAAGGATCTGCGGGACATCATCGCGATCTTGGGCATTGACGAGCTCTCCGACGACGACAAGCTCACCGTTGCCCGTGCCCGTCGCATCCAGCAGTTCCTCACGCAGCCCATGTTCGTGGCCGAGGTCTTCACGGGAATCCCCGGCGCCTTTGTGCCGGTGGAGGAGACCCTGCGGGGGTTCGAGGAGATCCTGCAGGGCGAACACGACAAGCTTCCTGAAGAGGCCTTCCGCATGGCGGCCAGCATCGACGACGTGACGAAGAATACCAGGGCGGCGACCGCGTAA
- a CDS encoding electron transfer flavoprotein subunit beta/FixA family protein, translated as MQIAVCVKQVPDTTEVRIDPETNTLVREGVPSILNPYDAHAAEAAVQLKERYGGKVTVVCMGPPQAVEVIRECISFGADRGILISDRAFAGADTWATSYTIGLALMRIRDEEGLDMVLCGKQAIDGDTAQVGPGLARRLNIPQITYAVGIESVDMDAKKARILRQVEKGTEVIEAPIPCLLTCVEEMNEVRYASLPNMIRAARYKPEVWGKADINADENLLGLKGSPTMVNRIFPPPAREPGEIIPGGDENPAAAAEALAEKLASLVQA; from the coding sequence ATGCAAATCGCCGTCTGCGTCAAACAGGTGCCTGACACGACCGAAGTGCGCATCGACCCCGAAACCAATACGCTGGTTCGCGAGGGCGTGCCGTCGATCCTCAACCCCTACGATGCCCACGCCGCCGAGGCTGCGGTTCAGCTCAAAGAGCGGTACGGCGGGAAGGTGACCGTGGTCTGCATGGGCCCCCCGCAGGCAGTGGAGGTCATCCGCGAGTGCATCTCCTTCGGCGCTGATCGCGGGATCCTCATTAGCGACCGTGCCTTCGCAGGCGCGGACACCTGGGCCACCAGTTACACCATCGGCCTGGCGCTCATGCGCATCCGTGACGAAGAGGGTCTGGACATGGTCCTGTGCGGCAAGCAGGCCATCGACGGCGACACGGCCCAGGTTGGCCCGGGTCTTGCACGGCGCCTGAATATTCCGCAGATCACATACGCGGTGGGCATTGAATCCGTGGACATGGATGCGAAAAAGGCCCGGATACTGCGCCAGGTTGAGAAGGGCACCGAGGTCATTGAGGCGCCGATCCCCTGCCTGCTCACCTGCGTGGAAGAGATGAACGAAGTCCGCTATGCCTCCCTGCCCAATATGATCCGGGCAGCGCGGTACAAGCCCGAGGTCTGGGGCAAGGCTGATATCAACGCCGACGAAAACCTTCTGGGGCTCAAGGGTTCGCCCACCATGGTCAACCGCATTTTCCCGCCGCCTGCTCGTGAGCCCGGCGAGATAATCCCCGGCGGCGATGAGAATCCCGCCGCGGCCGCGGAAGCACTCGCCGAGAAGCTCGCAAGTCTGGTGCAGGCCTGA
- a CDS encoding 4Fe-4S dicluster domain-containing protein — MSQQRNVGLPEALYKIKYKTDEISHLKIKDQAVCARCQDKPCIPRCPAEVYEWEGGEILVAYENCVECGVCKIVCPYDNISWEYPRGGFGVVWKFG, encoded by the coding sequence ATGAGTCAGCAGAGAAACGTTGGCCTGCCCGAAGCACTCTACAAGATCAAGTACAAGACAGATGAGATTTCACACCTGAAGATCAAGGATCAGGCGGTCTGTGCGCGCTGCCAGGACAAGCCCTGTATCCCGCGCTGCCCGGCGGAGGTTTACGAGTGGGAGGGCGGCGAGATCTTGGTCGCCTATGAAAACTGCGTCGAGTGCGGAGTCTGCAAGATCGTCTGCCCGTACGACAACATTTCCTGGGAGTACCCCCGCGGCGGCTTCGGGGTAGTCTGGAAGTTCGGGTAG
- a CDS encoding electron transfer flavoprotein subunit alpha: MAKKKRTLIYEQEKCTGCTYCVGECPVDAIEMVDGIARVDMEKCIACGKCGKVCPANCFEIIVEGGDTGPTEPEPVSDEEAEERALAAKLAEYSGVWVFVEQSRGQVHPVSWELLGEARKLADALGSKLGAIVLGHGVDNVVRQTGEFGADQAFVMDSPVLADYRTDPYAAGAIQLIEKHKPEIVLMGATTMGRDLAGAIATDLHTGLTADCTGLAIDPATRNLLQTRPAFGGNIMATIVTRKHRPQMATVRPRVMHAATPQPGRGVDVIAEALDLVEDQIPTKVVEFRPREGGEKPNLTFSEIIVSGGRGLGGPSGFDLIRELADALGADVGASRATVDAGWISHDHQVGQTGTTVRPRLYVACGISGAIQHLVGMEGSDVIVAINSDPNAKIFNVATFGIVGDLYKVVPELIKVARERDLKRILLGEEKL, from the coding sequence ATGGCCAAGAAGAAGCGCACGCTCATCTACGAGCAGGAGAAATGCACTGGCTGCACCTACTGCGTCGGCGAGTGCCCTGTGGATGCCATCGAGATGGTGGACGGCATCGCGCGGGTGGACATGGAAAAATGCATCGCTTGCGGCAAGTGCGGTAAGGTCTGCCCGGCGAACTGCTTTGAGATCATCGTTGAGGGTGGTGACACCGGCCCGACAGAGCCCGAGCCGGTATCCGATGAGGAGGCCGAAGAGCGCGCACTTGCGGCGAAGCTCGCCGAGTACTCGGGCGTCTGGGTCTTCGTGGAGCAATCCCGCGGACAGGTTCACCCGGTGAGCTGGGAACTCCTGGGCGAGGCGCGCAAGCTCGCGGATGCCCTGGGCAGCAAGCTCGGTGCCATCGTGCTGGGGCACGGCGTAGATAATGTGGTTCGCCAGACCGGAGAGTTCGGCGCCGATCAGGCCTTCGTGATGGACTCCCCGGTGCTCGCCGACTACCGCACCGATCCATATGCGGCTGGCGCCATCCAGCTCATCGAGAAGCACAAACCCGAGATCGTCCTTATGGGCGCAACCACCATGGGCCGCGACCTCGCGGGGGCCATCGCGACGGATCTGCACACCGGTCTGACCGCCGACTGTACGGGCCTGGCAATAGACCCCGCGACGCGCAACCTGCTCCAGACCCGCCCGGCTTTCGGCGGAAATATCATGGCCACCATCGTGACCCGCAAGCACCGGCCGCAAATGGCAACCGTGCGCCCAAGGGTTATGCACGCCGCCACCCCTCAGCCCGGGCGGGGAGTTGACGTGATCGCCGAGGCTCTGGACCTCGTCGAGGATCAGATACCCACCAAAGTGGTGGAGTTCCGGCCGCGCGAGGGTGGGGAGAAGCCAAACCTGACTTTCAGCGAGATCATTGTCTCGGGCGGCCGCGGCCTGGGTGGTCCTTCGGGGTTCGATCTCATCCGCGAACTGGCCGATGCTCTTGGCGCCGATGTGGGCGCAAGTCGCGCCACGGTGGACGCAGGCTGGATTAGCCACGATCACCAGGTCGGCCAGACCGGCACCACCGTGCGGCCTCGGCTGTACGTGGCATGCGGCATCAGCGGTGCAATCCAGCACCTGGTCGGCATGGAAGGTTCAGACGTGATCGTCGCCATCAACAGCGATCCAAACGCCAAGATTTTCAACGTGGCCACCTTCGGAATCGTGGGCGACTTGTACAAGGTCGTCCCCGAATTGATCAAGGTGGCCCGGGAGCGCGACCTCAAGCGCATCCTCCTGGGCGAGGAGAAGCTGTAG